From Nilaparvata lugens isolate BPH chromosome 7, ASM1435652v1, whole genome shotgun sequence, one genomic window encodes:
- the LOC111051653 gene encoding guanine nucleotide-binding protein subunit gamma-1-like yields MDMMIANLQHQRQITEQLRREAAIKRITVSQAVQDIMKFISEHEQEDCLLVGFSSQKANPFREKSSCTLL; encoded by the coding sequence ATGGACATGATGATTGCCAATTTGCAGCATCAAAGACAAATCACCGAACAACTGCGAAGGGAAGCAGCAATTAAACGTATTACTGTTTCCCAGGCTGTGCAGGACATAATGAAGTTCATATCGGAACATGAACAAGAGGACTGCCTACTGGTTGGTTTCAGTTCTCAAAAAGCAAATCCATTCCGAGAAAAGAGCAGTTGCACATTATTATGA
- the LOC111051652 gene encoding leucine-rich repeat transmembrane neuronal protein 2 — translation MMFQILIITSLVALAAGSSSCPPAFSNKCICGRQDYSGDHYVVNCSYTGFTDASMLQRLPPETEVLIFRGNNVSELPVNIFGIHNNTKLKIVDMTGNHIKLIRGKTFHHVSNVQRLILNHNDISISSDNPTEHHPRLFSNFENLEELHLTDAFADNTPEDLAADLHDIFVSSELKKLKKLHLEQNEIFQFDDEQVFCDLPSLEDLHIGQNNLHGVSFNITCMKNLRFIDLESNSIYTLTPKERARLDEAVTSRQHDLEIDLSNNPLSCNCEDIYNWLNSTKVDVRNKNKLHCVQSNQYKLPECNAKLIKMQPLIIDSNSYFLTSLLFLSLCASLALNIYSHRSRIEQTLVPAFHSVTKKVHYTSITKSELPEMDV, via the exons ATG atgttccaaatattaataataacatCGTTAGTAGCATTGGCGGCTGGAAGCAGCTCCTGTCCTCCGGCATTTAGCAATAAGTGTATTTGTGGAAGACAAGATTACTCTGGAGATCATTACGTGGTCAACTGCTCGTATACGGGATTCACAGATGCTTCCATGCTGCAGAGACTTCCCCCTGAAACTGAG GTTCTCATATTCAGAGGTAACAATGTATCAGAATTACCAGTGAACATATTTGGGATTCATAATAATACTAAATTGAAGATTGTAGACATGACTGGTAACCATATTAAATTGATAAGAGGGAAAACGTTTCATCATGTGTCGAATGTTCAACGTTTGATATTAAATCACAATGATATTTCCATATCGTCAGACAATCCTACGGAGCACCATCCAAG attattttctaattttgaaaATCTGGAAGAGCTCCACCTGACTGATGCTTTTGCTGACAACACTCCAGAAGATCTAGCAGCCGATTTGCATGACATTTTTGTTTCAAGCGAGctgaaaaagctgaaaaaattgcatttggaacaaaatgaaatttttcaatttgatgacGAACAAGTATTCTGTGATTTGCCTAGTCTGGAGGATCTGCATATTG GCCAAAACAATCTACATGGTGTGAGCTTCAATATAACGTGCATGAAAAATTTACGCTTCATCGATCTGGAAAGCAATTCGATCTACACTTTGACGCCAAAAGAGCGCGCTCGCTTGGACGAAGCGGTAACCAGCCGTCAACATGACCTCGAAATTGACCTCTCCAACAATCCTCTGTCCTGTAACTGTGAGGACATTTACAACTGGTTGAACTCTACCAAAGTCGACGTACGAAACAAGAACAAACTGCACTGTGTACAGAGCAACCAGTACAAACTACCCGAGTGCAATGCCAAATTGATCAAAATGCAGCCGCTGATCATCGATAGCAACAGCTATTTTCTGACCTCTCTATTGTTTTTGTCTCTATGCGCATCGTTAGCTTTGAACATTTACTCGCACAGAAGCCGTATCGAACAAACTCTGGTTCCTGCATTCCATTCAGTCACCAAAAAAGTTCACTACACTTCTATAACAAAAAGCGAATTGCCTGAAATGGATGTTTGA